Below is a genomic region from Candidatus Omnitrophota bacterium.
GGGCGAATTCGCGCATATTTCCCGAACCTTGCGATCCGACGCCGATGCACCCCAAAACGATCCGCTCGTTGGGAGCGGTATTCCCATCCGCGCCTAACGCGGACGATGGAACATAAAGCGGAAAGCCTAACGCCGAAACGGCGGCCCCTTTCAACAGAGCGCGCCGGCTAAGTGTTTTATCCCATTTCATGGAATCTCGTCCTTTCTATGCTTTCTTGCCAATTCAATTTTATGGCTCTAAACAGGATTCTACTTTCTCATCCTTCCGTCAAGTTGTTGCAGGGAGGAATAACGATGAAGCCTTTGGCACGCAGCCGATTGGTTTAAATAAAGCAAACCCGCCGTTGAAACGGCGGGCTATTGTCGTTTGCCCCTTTAAAGGGGCATTTGAAAATAGCCCCGGGATGAATTTTCTCTTGAACAATTTTTCCTTTGGCGTGATCGTACTGGCGGCGTAACAAGTGTTATTCTTTCCAGACTCGCTTGACTCGAAGGTTTTTTTGTGATGATTTATCCTTATCTATCATGTTCTAGGAGAACCGAAATGATTAGACGCCGATTTCTATCTTTATCCTTGTTGTTTTTGCTCCTTCTTCCATTCCCGGCTCTTGCTGCGCTGAAGGCGGGCGCCGCTAGAACCGTCATCACGCCTCAGACGAGCATCTGGATGGCCGGATACGCTTTCCGCAATAAGCCTTCGGAAGGCAAACTGCACGATCTCTACGCGAGAGCCTTAGCCTTGGAAGACGATCAGGGAACGAAAGCCGTATTTCTCGCTTCCGACATCATCGGCATTCCTGCAGGATTGGCGGCAAGAGTTTCCGCGCGCGTCGAAAAGGAATGCGGCGTTCCTCGAGCCAATCTCATGTTGACATGCTCCCATACCCATAGCGGCCCCGCCTTGCGCGACAACTTGAAGGATATGTACGGAATGCCGGAAGAAGAGTGGCAAAAAGTGATTCAGTATATGAAATGGTTGGAAGATAAAATGGTCGAAGTCATTCAGGAATCGGTGCGAGACCTGAAACCGGCGAAGATCTCTCGCGGCGTCGGAACCGCTTCTTTTACGATCAATCGGCGGCAATACAATCTTGATTCGATTTCTATTGGATTGAATCCTATCGGCCCGGTGGATGAAGACGCGCCTGTCCTAAAAGTTATCGATGAAAAAGGCGCGATCAAAGCTGTCGTGTTCGGCTACGCCTGCCATAACACTACTTTAAGCGGATACGAGATCAACGGGGATTACGCCGGATTCGCTCAATTGGATCTGGAAGAAGCGATTCCCGGCGCCGTGGCTATGTTCTTTATCGGATGCGGCGCCGATCAGAATCCGAATCCCCGGCGGAAGATCGAAGACGCCCAGAATCATGGCCGAGAACTCGCCGAAGCGGTGCGCCAAGTTCTTTCCGGCGCCATGAAGGAAGTGGATGGGCCGATCCATGCGGCTTTCTCGCTCACCGATCTTTCCTTGATTCCCGCACCAACGAGAGAACAACTTCAAGAACAATTGAAAGATTCCAACATTCATATCCAACGCCGCGCCAAGAATCTATTGTCCACTCTCGATGAAAAGGGAAAGATTCCCGAAACCTATCCCTATCCCCTCCAGGTATGGCGTTTAAACGATTTTCTTATTGTGGCGATGGGCGGCGAGGTAGTAGTGGATTATTCGCTGCGCCTGAAACACGAACTGGGCCGCGAGAACGCCTGGATCGTCGGCTACGCCAATGACGTATGCTGTTATATCCCCTCGCTGCGGGTATTGAAGGAAGGCGGATACGAATCGGTCGATTCCATGATTTATTATGGATTTCACGGGCCTTGGGCGCCGCCGATCGAAGAGACGATCGTCAAGGAGGTTCACCGGTTGGTGGATGCGGCGAAATAATACCAAGCCCTATTAAGAATACTACTTAAAATTCCCTCGCCCTCCGGGAGAGGGTTTAGGGTGAGGGAATGTTAGCTTAATACTATCAACCCTCACCTAACCTCTCCCAATCTTGGGAGAGGAATTTTAACAACAACAATCTTAATGCAGGTTGGTATAGCCTGGCGTTATTCTATCGCTTCGCCCAGGGATTCGCCCGCAATCGTGATAAGCGATTCCTCGATGCAGGGGATGAATTCGTCGACAAGCCGTACTACGGCGTCGAAGACTTGCGCGTATTTATTCAAGCGGACCAGATTGGATTCGTTCTTCGTGCGGCGGATAAACATAAACATAGCGGNNNNNNNNNNNNNNNNNNNNNNNNNNNNNNNNNNNNNNNNNNNNNNNNNNNNNNNNNNNNNNNNNNNNNNNNNNNNNNNNNNNNNNNNNNNNNNNNNNNNGATTCCTCGATGCAGGGGATGAATTCGTCGACAAGCCGTACTACGGCGTCGAAGACTTGCGCGTATTTATTCAAGCGGACCAGATTGGATTCGTTCTTCGTGCGGCGGATAAACATAAACATAGCGGGAAACAACGCTTGTTCGAGGGCGATCTGCAATTCGTGCTTGCGGTAGATATTCCAGAAATGTCGATCGATTCGCTTCCATTCCGGCTCATCGCGGAGCGTCGGCGATTCGATGCGGGATTCGTTTTTCAATAAGGCGTTGGTCAGTTCCAAACCGCATTTCGCTTCTTCGGCGATGAGCCGTAAATTCTCGATCATTTCGTCGAAGGCCGTCAAACGGCTTCTCTCTTGGGGATCTTGATGCTCCTTTAAAAAACTCACCATATCCGGCTGGGATATTCCTTCTTCGAGAGAGGAAAGGACATTGATTAACCGGGTGGGAATGCTGCCTTCGATCAAGGCGCCGCCTTCCGTGGCGTCGAAAACCCGCCGTTGGCATTGGCGGATATTTTCGGAGAGTTTTTGCAGAAAAACCGCCATCGGTTTGGATGTGGGCGTTAATTTGCCCCGGACGCCGAGCACCCATACGATCTCTTCTTGCGTATCGTCGGGATGAAAGGGAGCGCCTTTAATGACGATTGTGGAGTCTCCTTCCTTAAAGCGGACGATTTTTCGATTCAGCGCCGTTCCCGCTGCATGAGTCATCCCCCCTTCCATATCGTAAGCCAGGTCGAAGCCGATGAAGACGATCGGATCGCAACCCATCCAGACGGCGGCGTTAAAGAGCGTATGGGCGACGGAAAGACCCTGATCGAATGTGCCGAACGGCCCGGCTACTCTCTCAATCCAGCGGTTGATGGCCGCTTTTTCCGAATTGATGAAGATTTTCGGCCCCGGCCAGCGCGCCGGAATGGCGGGATGGACGTCCGATTCGAAAAGAAGAATTTCGTTCTTGTCCGGCTGGATTCCTTCGAAATGCCGCGTATTCAGTTCCGTCGGATCCGTGGCGGCGATGAAATCGG
It encodes:
- a CDS encoding neutral/alkaline non-lysosomal ceramidase N-terminal domain-containing protein; protein product: MIRRRFLSLSLLFLLLLPFPALAALKAGAARTVITPQTSIWMAGYAFRNKPSEGKLHDLYARALALEDDQGTKAVFLASDIIGIPAGLAARVSARVEKECGVPRANLMLTCSHTHSGPALRDNLKDMYGMPEEEWQKVIQYMKWLEDKMVEVIQESVRDLKPAKISRGVGTASFTINRRQYNLDSISIGLNPIGPVDEDAPVLKVIDEKGAIKAVVFGYACHNTTLSGYEINGDYAGFAQLDLEEAIPGAVAMFFIGCGADQNPNPRRKIEDAQNHGRELAEAVRQVLSGAMKEVDGPIHAAFSLTDLSLIPAPTREQLQEQLKDSNIHIQRRAKNLLSTLDEKGKIPETYPYPLQVWRLNDFLIVAMGGEVVVDYSLRLKHELGRENAWIVGYANDVCCYIPSLRVLKEGGYESVDSMIYYGFHGPWAPPIEETIVKEVHRLVDAAK
- a CDS encoding 6-hydroxymethylpterin diphosphokinase MptE-like protein, whose protein sequence is MNLLEPHKTVFDNNVNLIQRFDPELAQRLQQCEPSSQYVLMETPSCHPTLIFTGGKRPLYLHSGKDPKTEGQREIQSLAANESSVYVILGLGLGYSLESLLETETADIAGLLLVERDIDIFYYFLHRRDWSALLSHPAVRIVIADKPEKIIPAAKSLLPQIMGSGLRFIDHRPSTQLFNEFYTEGVDCLRHFLQRAIAESEFLVLHGALIQRNALLNLPAICASHGLGPLRDFYKNQPAILVAAGPSLGKNIGILSQYRSKALVFCVDTAYPVARQHGVYPDFIAATDPTELNTRHFEGIQPDKNEILLFESDVHPAIPARWPGPKIFINSEKAAINRWIERVAGPFGTFDQGLSVAHTLFNAAVWMGCDPIVFIGFDLAYDMEGGMTHAAGTALNRKIVRFKEGDSTIVIKGAPFHPDDTQEEIVWVLGVRGKLTPTSKPMAVFLQKLSENIRQCQRRVFDATEGGALIEGSIPTRLINVLSSLEEGISQPDMVSFLKEHQDPQERSRLTAFDEMIENLRLIAEEAKCGLELTNALLKNESRIESPTLRDEPEWKRIDRHFWNIYRKHELQIALEQALFPAMFMFIRRTKNESNLVRLNKYAQVFDAVVRLVDEFIPCIEES